One genomic segment of Myotis daubentonii chromosome 14, mMyoDau2.1, whole genome shotgun sequence includes these proteins:
- the PTH1R gene encoding parathyroid hormone/parathyroid hormone-related peptide receptor, giving the protein MGARIAPGLALLLVCPVLGSAFALVDADDVITKEEQIFLLHRAQAQCEERLQEVLRRPADIMESDRGWASASTGKPRKEKAPGKLHPESEDKAAPRGSRRRGRPCLPEWDHILCWPLGAPGEVVAVPCPDYIYDFNHKGHAYRRCDRNGSWELVPGHNRTWANYSECTKFLTNETREREVFDRLGMIYTVGYSASLASLTVAVLILAYFRRLHCTRNYIHMHLFLSFMLRAMSIFVKDTVLYSDATLDEAQRLTEEELRAIAQAPPLPAAAATTAADYAGCRVAVTVFLYFLATNYYWILVEGLYLHSLIFMAFFSEKKYLWGFTVFGWGVPAIFVAVWVGVRATLANTGCWDLSSGNKKWIIQVPILASIVLNFILFINIVRVLATKLRETNAGRCDTRQQYRKLLKSTLVLMPLFGVHYIVFIAMPYTEVSGTLWHVQMHYEMLFNSFQGFFVAIIYCFCNGEVQAEIKKSWSRWTLALDFKRKARSGSSSYSYGPMVSHTSVTNIGSRAGLGLPLSPRLLPAATTNGHPQLPGHTKPGPPALQASPPAAAASKDASFLNGSCSGLDEEASAPERPPALLQEEWETVM; this is encoded by the exons GTGGATGCCGATGACGTCATCACCAAAGAGGAGCAGATCTTCCTGCTGCACCGAGCCCAGGCCCAGTGTGAGGAGCGGCTCCAGGAAGTGCTGCGCaggccag CCGACATAATGGAATCGGACAGAGGATGGGCGTCCGCGTCCACGGGGAAGCCCCGGAAGGAGAAGGCACCAGGGAAGCTCCACCCTGAATCCGAGGACAAAGCGGCGCCCCGCGGCAGCAGGCGCCGAG ggcgcccctgcctgcctgagtgGGACCACATCCTGTGCTGGCCGCTGGGGGCGCCGGGCGAGGTGGTGGCCGTGCCCTGTCCCGACTACATTTACGACTTCAATCACAAAG GCCATGCCTACCGTCGCTGTGACCGCAATGGCAGCTGGGAGCTGGTGCCCGGGCACAACCGGACGTGGGCCAACTACAGTGAATGCACCAAGTTCCTGACCAATGAGACTCGTGAGCGG GAGGTGTTTGACCGCCTGGGCATGATCTACACCGTGGGCTACTCTGCCTCGCTGGCCTCCCTCACCGTGGCTGTGCTCATCCTGGCCTACttcag GCGGCTGCACTGCACTCGCAACTACATCCACATGCACCTGTTCCTGTCCTTCATGCTGCGCGCCATGAGCATCTTCGTCAAGGACACGGTGCTGTACTCGGACGCCACCCTGGACGAGGCCCAGCGCCTCACGGAGGAGGAGCTGCGCGCCATCGCCCAGGCGCCCCCgctgcccgccgccgccgccaccaccgccGCGGACTAT GCGGGCTGCCGGGTGGCCGTGACCGTCTTCCTCTACTTCCTGGCCACCAACTACTACTGGATCCTGGTGGAGGGGCTGTACCTGCACAGCCTCATCTTCATGGCATTCTTCTCCGAGAAGAAGTACCTGTGGGGCTTCACAGTCTTCGGCTGGG GTGTGCCCGCCATCTTCGTGGCTGTGTGGGTCGGTGTGAGAGCCACCCTGGCCAACACGGG GTGCTGGGACTTGAGCTCCGGGAACAAGAAGTGGATCATCCAGGTGCCCATCCTGGCCTCCATTGTG CTCAACTTCATTCTCTTCATCAACATCGTCCGGGTGCTGGCCACCAAGCTGCGGGAGACCAATGCCGGCCGGTGCGACACGCGGCAGCAGTACCG gaaGCTGCTCAAGTCCACGCTGGTGCTCATGCCGCTCTTCGGCGTCCACTACATCGTCTTCATAGCCATGCCCTACACCGAGGTCTCAGGGACGCTCTGGCATGTCCAGATGCACTACGAAATGCTCTTCAACTCCTTCCAG ggATTTTTTGTCGCCATCATATACTGTTTCTGCAACGGCGAG GTCCAGGCTGAGATCAAGAAGTCATGGAGCCGCTGGACGCTGGCCCTGGATTTCAAGCGCAAGGCACGCAGCGGGAGCAGCAGCTACAGCTACGGCCCGATGGTGTCTCACACGAGCGTGACCAACATCGGCTCCCGCGCGGGACTCGGCCTGCCCCTCAGCCCCCGCCTGCTGCCTGCCGCCACCACCAACGGCCACCCACAGCTGCCTGGTCACACCAAGCCGGGGCCCCCGGCCCTCCAGGCCTCACCGCCAGCCGCGGCTGCGTCCAAGGACGCCAGCTTCCTCAACGGCTCCTGCTCAGGGCTGGACGAGGAGGCCTCTGCGCCCGAGCGGCCACCGGCCTTGTTGCAGGAGGAGTGGGAGACAGTCATGTGA